One Cucumis melo cultivar AY chromosome 8, USDA_Cmelo_AY_1.0, whole genome shotgun sequence genomic window, ATTGTAACTGTTACCTATAAACGACGTATACTTTGTTCCTTCCATTTCAGTATTGTAGAAATTCCAATCAATGCTTGAAACTTTAAGTTCATTGATGATGAAACTTCCTTCTTTTAAAACTTCATCTTTTATTTCCTTTGGACTTGGCATGAAGTTTGGGATATTGAATCTATCAACTTTCTCCTCTTCCACGATCCCCTGTAAATTGATTATTGTAAACACAACAACGATAAATAATGTGACGAGAAAATACAGCTTTTTGTCCCAAATTAATTAGTAAAAGAGTTTTGAAATTTCACCTCAGCAACCATGTCATTGAGAGCTAAATTCAAAAGTGTAAAAGCGTAACAATAATCTTGATTCGATGGATATTCATCTGTTCTTCCTACTAATGTAACAACCATTCGTCCACCACTTACTACTTCTTCTTCACGACACTTCAAAAACAGTGAGAAATCCTTTTGAAATTGCTTATAATACCCTTCAATCACATTCTTTGGACTTTTATTGTCTATGAATATGCTTCCTTTGTTGATTATCTCCATCTCTCTTGGaacctatgtatatatatacatcaaTTCAATTTCACATGGCTAAACTACAATGGTAatttatgagaatttttttttacctgAGATAGCCATTGAAGGCTATAACAAGAATGAACAAAATGTAAACTTTTGTCGGGAAAAAGTCTACCATAAAAAGAACCAGGGACTCCGTTGAAGAAACAAGTTCCAAAATCTGCTCCAATTTGATTCTTCAAATCTTCCAAGAAATTTTGCAAGGATATAAAAATGGAATTGAAATCGTTTGAAGGTAGATCGTTGAAGAAGATTTGATATTGGATTGGTTTGTTATTGTGAAGCTGAAATTGTTTGATTAAATTGGAGACAATAGTAAGAGTGTTTGGTCCTGAAGAACATCCCAAATCTGCAATGCTTAAAGTGGTCATTGGATTATTGTTTTCACTGCACAACCCTTCAATGGCTTTCTTTATAACTGGCCATGCTATGGATGTTGCCTTTTGCTATAAGATTGTCcccaaaataaatataaaaaaacaattaaaaattaGCATTACTTTGTAGTAATGGACattcctttaatttcttttgagaactcaaacaaaaaaagaaaaaaagagagagacaAAACAcaatgattttttatttttaatttttaaaattaacctTATAAACActcatttaattttaaaatttcattttgtaattttttttttgttttttaaaatttgaaacaaTACGAATCTTTTAATAGAAATATACAAactatcataaaaaaaaaaattgaatatatagACTTAATTTTTGAAAATCGAAAATCAATAGTTAAATGGTTAATAAATTAAATGAGACATAAATGAGAAATTTAGTGATGTTGCTTTTAGTATATACAATGTGGGTTAACGTTTTAAGGAATAAAAGAGCCTTAGAGattaaaatttgtaattttgaaattcCAAAATAGAACAATTTGTTTGAGGAAATAAGGATGATAGATAGAAATAGAAGAACAGAAGAagagtgaaaaagaaaattaaaagatgaAGACCTGAAGTAAGGAGTTTTTGGCATAGCTTTTGTCTCCAACTCCTGAATTCATATGAAGTATTTTACTAACCTCCATCTCTAATGGTATCGATATGTAATggccctctctctctcttttttatctgccttttcctttttctatatTATTTATTGAGTTTGGGATCCACAACCCTTTATTTATATAACTTCTTTCTCTATCTCTTCATCCCCCACCAATATATCCACgtttttttaatttacaattCATTCAAAAAACACGGATCTTACTTGTTCAAAAACATACTCAATACATATGTTAAAATCATTTATATATGTgtcaatatatatacacacaaatATTTTTTATCATAGAATAAATTTTCATCTTAAAATCCATTGACAATGAAAAAGATCGTATTCTCCAAACCAACACTGACTTATTTGGTAGAAGCAATGAAAGTAGAACATTAATTCTATACATCCAAATAACTCATTGATTGCACACCTTCCCCCCTTCCTAACTCCAACTACTCTGCTACAGATATTAAATACTATTATGTTATAACATGCATTGATAatgttaaaataatattttttctctttcaaatttggtttaattttagttttttctttaattttttttttctaaagaaatataatatggGGACATCCAtagataattttttaaaaaaaatgaaagaaaagctTATGGAATAGATTAAAttttagataaatttaaagAGATTGAAGAACAAGTATGTCAATCAATAGGTAGGAAGTCAATTTCACCCTTTTTTGGCCACAAGATAAGTGAGTGAGTAGAGACCATACAAAGTGCATCCCATCTTAATATCGACAATTTGGTCCTCTCTGGTGAAAGGAGTAAGCTTTCCTTTTTTGTTAGAGCCTTGAACAACGTGTTTGTTCTGATAATTATAAAATAGTCTCGATATATATTCAATGGTCAAATTGAAATTTCCTAACCACATATGTTATATATATCTCAACATTTGGTTGCGAGaaatatgttgataagattgaAAAGTATTGTAATGTAATTCGAAATTTATGTTTGAATTAAACATTATAAATCTAAATTATAATATGAAACTatttttgtttagaaaaatttcaattaaacttaatttttcTATCTCTTGGACTGAACTAAACTCCATTTTTAGATATTTAATTGCACATCTAAAATCTAGTGATGAAGGCCAATCTTTTTAGAATGGTCATATGATGCATGCATGACTATATATACTTGATAATTTCaagaaaggaaaaatgaaagaatgaaTTATACAATGTGTCAGCTTATGATTTCCGTACCCTCAACAAAAACTCATTGATTGCAAACATACAAAGGAATAACGTTATATTAGATGAACATGTTGGTCCCTCTTCCTCGTGTAATTCCCACTTGGTTCGTTTGCATTTCAACTattaatcaatttaaaaatgCAATGCAATGTAGAACCATTCACAATGCTTGAAGTGATCGCTCCCAATTTCTCCACCACTCAGTGTGTTTGGATAACTGATAATATTTCAACTAAATTATAACCAATTACCTCTATATTCCACGTTATCACTTATCAAtattgaaaattattattattattattgttattattacaaTCTTGTATACATAATCAAGTACAGTACAGTAGTTCTTTCACATGAACAACAACTGGTTCAACAATCGATCTAATGCATTTTGCAAAGTTATAAGATAACCACTTTTATGTCCTTTTTTGAGGGAAGGTTGAGTTGAGTGTTGGAGAAATTGCAATCAACTTTTGAGATATGGAGATAATGTTCAATGTTGAAACTCCCTTCTCTTAACACTTCAGCTTTAATTTCACTtctgagtatatatatatagagagagagagagaaagaaatgttGATCAATGTGTCCATCTTCTCCATTCCAACCTGTAGTACTCCCTATGTTATATAttgaaaacattgaaaaatCCTTTGGGCTTTATATCCAATATGAAACTATTCCCTTTATAGCTTTCAATTCCTTCGGGAACCTAATAAATATTTTAGCTACTgatctaaacaattgtttttaaaaggtatttaatatttaattatcttattaATTAGACAAAGTTACCTTTTGGCAGCCATTACTTTCCTTACTTTCAAAATGTAACACTTAATTTCTTTTGAGTTATATATCAACTTGGATTTTATTTTCTCAACTTTCATCAAAATtggaatttatatatatataaataaataaaaatcccTACAGGGAATACATTTCTTCAACTTTGTTTTCTGTcttgtttaattatttaatggCTGATAccatttctttaaaattaaacatatatatatatatatatatatatatatatatatatatatatatcttatttCTCTATTTCTTATAATAGATTTGTATATTGGTTAGTATAATAGTTGACTTCTTAACtaattcttttcaaaaaaaaaatttaattttcttttcagattttggttttatattttaaatcatgagtgaaaaaatagataacaaaaaaGGAAATTTGGAGTTGCAGTGATTTCTATAGAACTCCAAATTCTTCTTTTGTTATCAATCTTTTATTAATGATTTATTTAACcaagttaaattttaaaaaactaaaaaaatagcttttaaattttgtttttatttttaaaatttaacatCAT contains:
- the LOC103485069 gene encoding salicylate carboxymethyltransferase-like — encoded protein: MEVSKILHMNSGVGDKSYAKNSLLQQKATSIAWPVIKKAIEGLCSENNNPMTTLSIADLGCSSGPNTLTIVSNLIKQFQLHNNKPIQYQIFFNDLPSNDFNSIFISLQNFLEDLKNQIGADFGTCFFNGVPGSFYGRLFPDKSLHFVHSCYSLQWLSQVPREMEIINKGSIFIDNKSPKNVIEGYYKQFQKDFSLFLKCREEEVVSGGRMVVTLVGRTDEYPSNQDYCYAFTLLNLALNDMVAEGIVEEEKVDRFNIPNFMPSPKEIKDEVLKEGSFIINELKVSSIDWNFYNTEMEGTKYTSFIGTSRNGDNKQREYIHRQYESKECDQRGLIKEEKVDQFNIPKFRPSPEEVKVEILKEGSFMINCVQVSRIDWNFYNNGEFDGLLSNNNVCGEVDSSYYFAKCIRSVYEPLLIFYFEEAIVDELFQRYSKIIKDEMSNNKYEYINLTVSLTKI